One Gossypium hirsutum isolate 1008001.06 chromosome A11, Gossypium_hirsutum_v2.1, whole genome shotgun sequence genomic window carries:
- the LOC107924164 gene encoding B2 protein — translation MGSMDSFWQLGDYLRGQSKASEDNQWLMVASKLAEQTRKKGERLSNLDLSKGPAEIRTRDKFGFREDNKFENLNFNMLNLDSKIGDNASKSSFRNGTYNINAVYQKNNINSLEDLAGNKYSGNNHSNKDVNNNSSTSNNNSNENSANNAVDKRFKTLPAAEALPRNEVLGGYIFVCNNDTMQEDLKRQLFGLPPRYRDSVRAITPGLPLFLYNYTTHQLHGIFEAATFGGSNIDPTAWEDKKCKGESRFPAQVRIRIRKLCKALEEDAFRPVLHHYDGPKFRLELSVPETLDLLDLCEQAGSP, via the exons ATGGGGAGCATGGATAGCTTTTGGCAGCTGGGGGATTATCTTCGAGGACAATCAAAAGCCTCAGAGGATAACCAATGGCTGATGGTTGCCTCTAAACTGGCTGAGCAGACGAGGAAAAAGGGTGAACGCCTGAGCAATCTTGATCTTTCGAAGGGTCCAGCCGAAATAAGGACAAGGGATAAATTTGGTTTCCGGGAAGACAACAAATTCGAGAACCTTAACTTCAATATGTTAAACTTGGACTCCAAGATTGGAGATAATGCAAGCAAAAGCTCATTCCGAAATGGTACCTACAATATAAATGCTGTTTACCAGAAAAATAATATCAATAGCCTGGAAGACCTGGCTGGCAACAAATATAGCGGCAATAATCATAGCAACAAAGATGTCAATAATAACAGCAGTACCAGCAATAACAACAGCAATGAGAACAGTGCAAACAATGCTGTTGACAAACGGTTCAAGACATTGCCTGCAGCTGAGGCACTCCCGAGAAATGAGGTGCTTGGAGGATACATTTTTGTTTGTAACAATGATACAATGCAGGAAGATCTAAAGCGGCAGCTATTTG GTTTACCACCAAGATATAGGGACTCTGTTCGGGCAATTACACCTGGCTTACCTCTATTTCTCTATAACTATACTACTCATCAGTTGCATGGTATTTTTGAG GCAGCAACTTTTGGGGGTTCTAACATCGATCCAACTGCTTGGGAAGACAAAAAATGCAAAGGCGAGTCAAGGTTTCCTGCTCAG GTGAGAATCCGTATTAGGAAACTCTGCAAGGCATTGGAAGAGGATGCATTTAGGCCAGTCTTGCACCACTATGATGGCCCCAAGTTTCGTCTCGAGCTTTCAGTTCCTGAG ACGTTGGATCTATTAGACCTTTGTGAACAAGCAGGCTCTCCATAA
- the LOC107924163 gene encoding uncharacterized protein isoform X2: MASLVLSSFCFPSQKSCSFTSSSLRFRIRAPTDSRFGGPLFVGFGSVKKRNGRIEASVDSTAHPLVFRDLDADDFRHPLDKQNTLLLRAIPGLNEIGRAILGTVTEQIMLLENIGTSILVSKDQLPELHKMMIEAAGILNIEPPDLYVRQSPVPNAYTLAISGKKPFVIIHTSLVELLTRKELQAVLAHELGHLKCDHGVWLTFANLLTLGSYHLPGLGGFIAQRLEEQLIRWLRAAELTCDRAALLVAQDPKVAISVLMKLTGGCPSMADQLNVDAFLEQAHSYEKASSSPIGWYIRNAQTRQLSHPLPVLRAREIDEWSRSREYRSLLERATQMSM, encoded by the exons ATGGCTTCTTTGGTTCTCTCTTCTTTCTGTTTCCCTTCTCAAAAGTCTTGTTCTTTTACGTCTTCTTCTCTCCGATTCAGAATCAGAGCTCCGACTGATTCTAGGTTCGGTGGTCCTTTATTTGTCGGATTCGGATCGGTCAAGAAGAGAAATGGAAGAATCGAGGCGTCGGTTGACTCCACAGCTCATCCGCTTGTGTTTCGTGACCTCGACGCCGACGATTTCCGGCACCCGCTCGATAAACAG AATACGTTGCTATTGAGAGCGATTCCAGGCCTTAACGAAATAGGAAGAGCTATACTAG GAACCGTGACTGAGCAAATCATGCTTCTTGAGAATATAGGAACCTCAATCCTTGTTTCCAAAGATCAG CTTCCGGAGCTTCATAAAATGATGATTGAGGCTGCGGGAATATTGAATATTGAACCTCCTGATCTCTATGTTCGACAAAGTCCTGTTCCGAATGCTTATACATTGGCTATAAGTGGTAAAAAACCATTTGTTATTATCCATACTAGTCTTGTGGAGCTTCTGACACGAAAAGAATTACAG GCTGTTTTGGCTCATGAGTTAGGTCATCTCAAATGCGATCATGGTGTATGGCTTACTTTTGCAAATCTTCTCACTCTTGGATCCTATCATTTACCTG GACTTGGTGGCTTTATAGCTCAGAGGTTAGAGGAACAGTTAATCCGCTGGCTTAGGGCAGCAGAGCTAACTTGTGATCGTGCAGCCCTTCTTGTTGCTCAAGATCCCAAG GTTGCCATCTCTGTTTTGATGAAATTGACTGGTGGCTGCCCGTCAATGGCTGATCAGCTAAATGTTGATGCATTTTTGGAGCAAGCTCACTCTTATGAAAAGGCTTCTTCAAGCCCAATCGGGTGGTATATAAG AAATGCCCAAACACGGCAACTTTCACATCCACTACCTGTTCTACGAGCTCGTGAGATTGACGAGTGGTCAAGAAGTCGTGAATACAGAAGTCTTCTTGAACGTGCAACACAGATGAGCATGTAG
- the LOC107924163 gene encoding uncharacterized protein isoform X1, translated as MASLVLSSFCFPSQKSCSFTSSSLRFRIRAPTDSRFGGPLFVGFGSVKKRNGRIEASVDSTAHPLVFRDLDADDFRHPLDKQNTLLLRAIPGLNEIGRAILAGTVTEQIMLLENIGTSILVSKDQLPELHKMMIEAAGILNIEPPDLYVRQSPVPNAYTLAISGKKPFVIIHTSLVELLTRKELQAVLAHELGHLKCDHGVWLTFANLLTLGSYHLPGLGGFIAQRLEEQLIRWLRAAELTCDRAALLVAQDPKVAISVLMKLTGGCPSMADQLNVDAFLEQAHSYEKASSSPIGWYIRNAQTRQLSHPLPVLRAREIDEWSRSREYRSLLERATQMSM; from the exons ATGGCTTCTTTGGTTCTCTCTTCTTTCTGTTTCCCTTCTCAAAAGTCTTGTTCTTTTACGTCTTCTTCTCTCCGATTCAGAATCAGAGCTCCGACTGATTCTAGGTTCGGTGGTCCTTTATTTGTCGGATTCGGATCGGTCAAGAAGAGAAATGGAAGAATCGAGGCGTCGGTTGACTCCACAGCTCATCCGCTTGTGTTTCGTGACCTCGACGCCGACGATTTCCGGCACCCGCTCGATAAACAG AATACGTTGCTATTGAGAGCGATTCCAGGCCTTAACGAAATAGGAAGAGCTATACTAG CAGGAACCGTGACTGAGCAAATCATGCTTCTTGAGAATATAGGAACCTCAATCCTTGTTTCCAAAGATCAG CTTCCGGAGCTTCATAAAATGATGATTGAGGCTGCGGGAATATTGAATATTGAACCTCCTGATCTCTATGTTCGACAAAGTCCTGTTCCGAATGCTTATACATTGGCTATAAGTGGTAAAAAACCATTTGTTATTATCCATACTAGTCTTGTGGAGCTTCTGACACGAAAAGAATTACAG GCTGTTTTGGCTCATGAGTTAGGTCATCTCAAATGCGATCATGGTGTATGGCTTACTTTTGCAAATCTTCTCACTCTTGGATCCTATCATTTACCTG GACTTGGTGGCTTTATAGCTCAGAGGTTAGAGGAACAGTTAATCCGCTGGCTTAGGGCAGCAGAGCTAACTTGTGATCGTGCAGCCCTTCTTGTTGCTCAAGATCCCAAG GTTGCCATCTCTGTTTTGATGAAATTGACTGGTGGCTGCCCGTCAATGGCTGATCAGCTAAATGTTGATGCATTTTTGGAGCAAGCTCACTCTTATGAAAAGGCTTCTTCAAGCCCAATCGGGTGGTATATAAG AAATGCCCAAACACGGCAACTTTCACATCCACTACCTGTTCTACGAGCTCGTGAGATTGACGAGTGGTCAAGAAGTCGTGAATACAGAAGTCTTCTTGAACGTGCAACACAGATGAGCATGTAG
- the LOC107924163 gene encoding protease HtpX homolog isoform X3: protein MASLVLSSFCFPSQKSCSFTSSSLRFRIRAPTDSRFGGPLFVGFGSVKKRNGRIEASVDSTAHPLVFRDLDADDFRHPLDKQNTLLLRAIPGLNEIGRAILAGTVTEQIMLLENIGTSILVSKDQLPELHKMMIEAAGILNIEPPDLYVRQSPVPNAYTLAISGKKPFVIIHTSLVELLTRKELQAVLAHELGHLKCDHGVWLTFANLLTLGSYHLPGLGGFIAQRLEEQLIRWLRAAELTCDRAALLVAQDPKRLPSLF from the exons ATGGCTTCTTTGGTTCTCTCTTCTTTCTGTTTCCCTTCTCAAAAGTCTTGTTCTTTTACGTCTTCTTCTCTCCGATTCAGAATCAGAGCTCCGACTGATTCTAGGTTCGGTGGTCCTTTATTTGTCGGATTCGGATCGGTCAAGAAGAGAAATGGAAGAATCGAGGCGTCGGTTGACTCCACAGCTCATCCGCTTGTGTTTCGTGACCTCGACGCCGACGATTTCCGGCACCCGCTCGATAAACAG AATACGTTGCTATTGAGAGCGATTCCAGGCCTTAACGAAATAGGAAGAGCTATACTAG CAGGAACCGTGACTGAGCAAATCATGCTTCTTGAGAATATAGGAACCTCAATCCTTGTTTCCAAAGATCAG CTTCCGGAGCTTCATAAAATGATGATTGAGGCTGCGGGAATATTGAATATTGAACCTCCTGATCTCTATGTTCGACAAAGTCCTGTTCCGAATGCTTATACATTGGCTATAAGTGGTAAAAAACCATTTGTTATTATCCATACTAGTCTTGTGGAGCTTCTGACACGAAAAGAATTACAG GCTGTTTTGGCTCATGAGTTAGGTCATCTCAAATGCGATCATGGTGTATGGCTTACTTTTGCAAATCTTCTCACTCTTGGATCCTATCATTTACCTG GACTTGGTGGCTTTATAGCTCAGAGGTTAGAGGAACAGTTAATCCGCTGGCTTAGGGCAGCAGAGCTAACTTGTGATCGTGCAGCCCTTCTTGTTGCTCAAGATCCCAAG AGGTTGCCATCTCTGTTTTGA
- the LOC107924165 gene encoding mitochondrial pyruvate carrier 1, protein MEVLRAFVNSPIGPKTTHFWGPVFNWSLPIAAFLDTKKPPEVISGNMTAVMCGYSALFMRFAWVVQPRNLHLLVCHACNETVQLYQLSRWIKAQQNSQKKDETEAPNGNKDD, encoded by the exons ATGGAGGTGTTAAGAGCTTTTGTGAACAGTCCCATTGGCCCTAAAACAACTCATTTCTGGGGCCCTGTTTTCAACTGGAGCCTCCCTATTGCA GCATTTTTAGACACCAAGAAACCCCCAGAAGTGATATCAGGCAACATGACTGCAG TAATGTGCGGCTACTCAGCATTATTCATGAGGTTTGCATGGGTGGTACAGCCACGCAACCTCCATCTTCTTGTCTGCCATGCCTGTAATGAAACCGTGCAGCTTTATCAGCTCTCCCGTTGGATCAAGGCTCAACA GAATTCACAGAAGAAAGATGAAACTGAGGCACCAAACGGCAACAAAGATGACTAG
- the LOC107924024 gene encoding actin-histidine N-methyltransferase isoform X2, translated as MELTCLHNKFNFPSLPHLSRPFFKNPNPRVFPRKINILFLASASDTVVASSIKELGSKKDDEFGDLKSWMHRNGLPRCKVVLNESTSHDEKHMPVHYVVASDDLPAGDVAFSVPNSLVVTLERVLGNETVAELLTTNKLSELACLALYLMYEKKQGKKSFWYPYIRELDRQRGRGQLAVESPLLWSEEELAYLTGSPTKAEVLERAEGIKREYDELDTVWFMAGSLFQQYPYDIPTEAFPFEIFKQAFVAVQSCVVHLQKVPLAQRFALVPLGPPLLAYRSNCKAMLSAVNGAVELVVDRACKAGEPIVVWCGPQPNSKLLINYGFVDDDNSYDRLVVEAALNTEDPQYQDKRLVVQRNGKLSVQVFHVYAGKEKEAVFDMLPYLRLGYVSDPSEMQSVLSSQGPVCPVSPCMDRAVRDQLADYFNRRLAGYLTTLNEDESLLSDPNLNPRRRVATELVRLEKKILHACLQATTELIDELPDCVSMPCTLCPVVEMKES; from the exons ATGGAGCTCACTTGTTTGCATAACAAATTCAATTTTCCTTCTTTACCTCACCTTTCACGTCCATTCTTCAAGAACCCTAACCCCAGAGTCTTCCCTCGAAAAATAAACATTCTTTTTCTAGCTTCGGCTTCGGATACTGTTGTGGCTAGTTCAATAAAGGAACTTGGCAGCAAGAAAGATGATGAATTTGGGGACTTGAAATCTTGGATGCACAGAAATGGCTTGCCCCGTTGTAAAGTTGTGCTCAATGAGAGCACTTCACACGATGAGAAGCATATGCCTGTACATTATGTCGTTGCCAGCGACGATCTTCCG GCAGGTGATGTGGCGTTTTCGGTGCCCAATTCATTGGTTGTTACGCTTGAGAGAGTGCTGGGAAACGAGACTGTTG CTGAACTTTTGACAACGAACAAGTTGTCCGAATTGGCATGCTTAGCTTTATATTTAATGTATGAGAAGAAGCAAGGAAAGAAATCATTCTGGTATCCCTATATTAGAGAGCTCGATCGCCAACGAGGAAGGGGCCAGCTGGCTGTGGAATCTCCCCTTCTATGGTCAGAGGAAGAATTGGCTTACCTAACTGGTAGCCCCACTAAG GCCGAAGTTCTTGAAAGGGCTGAAGGAATAAAAAGAGAGTATGATGAGCTTGATACTGTCTGGTTTATGGCTGGGTCTCTCTTTCAG CAATATCCATATGATATACCTACTGAGGCTTTTCCATTTGAGATTTTCAAACAAGCTTTTGTTGCTGTTCAGTCTTGTGTGGTGCATTTACAG AAAGTACCTTTGGCTCAGAGATTTGCATTGGTTCCTCTTGGACCCCCATTGCTAGCTTACAGAAGCAATTGCAAGGCAATGTTAAGTGCTGTTAATGGTGCTGTTGAACTAGTGGTTGATCGCGCATGTAAGGCTGGGGAACCCATTGTTGTCTG GTGTGGACCACAGCCAAATTCAAAACTGCTCATCAACTACGGATTTGTTGATGATGATAATTCTTATGATCGCCTGGTTGTTGAG GCAGCTTTGAATACCGAAGATCCTCAATATCAGGACAAGAGACTGGTTGTTCAAAGAAACGGCAAACTATCAGTTCAAGTTTTTCAT GTTTATGCAGGGAAGGAAAAAGAAGCTGTTTTTGATATGCTTCCATATTTGCGGTTGGGCTATGTTTCAGATCCTTCTGAGATGCAATCTGTTCTTTCTTCTCAAGGTCCAGTGTGCCCA GTGAGTCCCTGTATGGATCGAGCAGTGCGAGACCAGCTTGCTGATTACTTCAATAGACGTCTGGCTGGCTACCTTACTACACTGAACGAAGATGAGTCATTG ttgTCAGATCCTAACTTGAATCCCAGGAGACGAGTTGCCACTGAGTTAGTTAGGTTGGAGAAGAAAATTCTCCATGCTTGTCTGCAAGCAACAACTGAACTGATAGATGAGTTACCTGACTGTGTCTCCATGCCCTGCACCTTATGCCCCGTTGTTGAAATGAAAG AATCATAA
- the LOC107924024 gene encoding actin-histidine N-methyltransferase isoform X1 produces the protein MELTCLHNKFNFPSLPHLSRPFFKNPNPRVFPRKINILFLASASDTVVASSIKELGSKKDDEFGDLKSWMHRNGLPRCKVVLNESTSHDEKHMPVHYVVASDDLPAGDVAFSVPNSLVVTLERVLGNETVAELLTTNKLSELACLALYLMYEKKQGKKSFWYPYIRELDRQRGRGQLAVESPLLWSEEELAYLTGSPTKAEVLERAEGIKREYDELDTVWFMAGSLFQQYPYDIPTEAFPFEIFKQAFVAVQSCVVHLQKVPLAQRFALVPLGPPLLAYRSNCKAMLSAVNGAVELVVDRACKAGEPIVVWCGPQPNSKLLINYGFVDDDNSYDRLVVEAALNTEDPQYQDKRLVVQRNGKLSVQVFHVYAGKEKEAVFDMLPYLRLGYVSDPSEMQSVLSSQGPVCPVSPCMDRAVRDQLADYFNRRLAGYLTTLNEDESLLSDPNLNPRRRVATELVRLEKKILHACLQATTELIDELPDCVSMPCTLCPVVEMKGTF, from the exons ATGGAGCTCACTTGTTTGCATAACAAATTCAATTTTCCTTCTTTACCTCACCTTTCACGTCCATTCTTCAAGAACCCTAACCCCAGAGTCTTCCCTCGAAAAATAAACATTCTTTTTCTAGCTTCGGCTTCGGATACTGTTGTGGCTAGTTCAATAAAGGAACTTGGCAGCAAGAAAGATGATGAATTTGGGGACTTGAAATCTTGGATGCACAGAAATGGCTTGCCCCGTTGTAAAGTTGTGCTCAATGAGAGCACTTCACACGATGAGAAGCATATGCCTGTACATTATGTCGTTGCCAGCGACGATCTTCCG GCAGGTGATGTGGCGTTTTCGGTGCCCAATTCATTGGTTGTTACGCTTGAGAGAGTGCTGGGAAACGAGACTGTTG CTGAACTTTTGACAACGAACAAGTTGTCCGAATTGGCATGCTTAGCTTTATATTTAATGTATGAGAAGAAGCAAGGAAAGAAATCATTCTGGTATCCCTATATTAGAGAGCTCGATCGCCAACGAGGAAGGGGCCAGCTGGCTGTGGAATCTCCCCTTCTATGGTCAGAGGAAGAATTGGCTTACCTAACTGGTAGCCCCACTAAG GCCGAAGTTCTTGAAAGGGCTGAAGGAATAAAAAGAGAGTATGATGAGCTTGATACTGTCTGGTTTATGGCTGGGTCTCTCTTTCAG CAATATCCATATGATATACCTACTGAGGCTTTTCCATTTGAGATTTTCAAACAAGCTTTTGTTGCTGTTCAGTCTTGTGTGGTGCATTTACAG AAAGTACCTTTGGCTCAGAGATTTGCATTGGTTCCTCTTGGACCCCCATTGCTAGCTTACAGAAGCAATTGCAAGGCAATGTTAAGTGCTGTTAATGGTGCTGTTGAACTAGTGGTTGATCGCGCATGTAAGGCTGGGGAACCCATTGTTGTCTG GTGTGGACCACAGCCAAATTCAAAACTGCTCATCAACTACGGATTTGTTGATGATGATAATTCTTATGATCGCCTGGTTGTTGAG GCAGCTTTGAATACCGAAGATCCTCAATATCAGGACAAGAGACTGGTTGTTCAAAGAAACGGCAAACTATCAGTTCAAGTTTTTCAT GTTTATGCAGGGAAGGAAAAAGAAGCTGTTTTTGATATGCTTCCATATTTGCGGTTGGGCTATGTTTCAGATCCTTCTGAGATGCAATCTGTTCTTTCTTCTCAAGGTCCAGTGTGCCCA GTGAGTCCCTGTATGGATCGAGCAGTGCGAGACCAGCTTGCTGATTACTTCAATAGACGTCTGGCTGGCTACCTTACTACACTGAACGAAGATGAGTCATTG ttgTCAGATCCTAACTTGAATCCCAGGAGACGAGTTGCCACTGAGTTAGTTAGGTTGGAGAAGAAAATTCTCCATGCTTGTCTGCAAGCAACAACTGAACTGATAGATGAGTTACCTGACTGTGTCTCCATGCCCTGCACCTTATGCCCCGTTGTTGAAATGAAAG GGACATTTTGA
- the LOC107924024 gene encoding uncharacterized protein isoform X3 yields the protein MYEKKQGKKSFWYPYIRELDRQRGRGQLAVESPLLWSEEELAYLTGSPTKAEVLERAEGIKREYDELDTVWFMAGSLFQQYPYDIPTEAFPFEIFKQAFVAVQSCVVHLQKVPLAQRFALVPLGPPLLAYRSNCKAMLSAVNGAVELVVDRACKAGEPIVVWCGPQPNSKLLINYGFVDDDNSYDRLVVEAALNTEDPQYQDKRLVVQRNGKLSVQVFHVYAGKEKEAVFDMLPYLRLGYVSDPSEMQSVLSSQGPVCPVSPCMDRAVRDQLADYFNRRLAGYLTTLNEDESLLSDPNLNPRRRVATELVRLEKKILHACLQATTELIDELPDCVSMPCTLCPVVEMKGTF from the exons ATGTATGAGAAGAAGCAAGGAAAGAAATCATTCTGGTATCCCTATATTAGAGAGCTCGATCGCCAACGAGGAAGGGGCCAGCTGGCTGTGGAATCTCCCCTTCTATGGTCAGAGGAAGAATTGGCTTACCTAACTGGTAGCCCCACTAAG GCCGAAGTTCTTGAAAGGGCTGAAGGAATAAAAAGAGAGTATGATGAGCTTGATACTGTCTGGTTTATGGCTGGGTCTCTCTTTCAG CAATATCCATATGATATACCTACTGAGGCTTTTCCATTTGAGATTTTCAAACAAGCTTTTGTTGCTGTTCAGTCTTGTGTGGTGCATTTACAG AAAGTACCTTTGGCTCAGAGATTTGCATTGGTTCCTCTTGGACCCCCATTGCTAGCTTACAGAAGCAATTGCAAGGCAATGTTAAGTGCTGTTAATGGTGCTGTTGAACTAGTGGTTGATCGCGCATGTAAGGCTGGGGAACCCATTGTTGTCTG GTGTGGACCACAGCCAAATTCAAAACTGCTCATCAACTACGGATTTGTTGATGATGATAATTCTTATGATCGCCTGGTTGTTGAG GCAGCTTTGAATACCGAAGATCCTCAATATCAGGACAAGAGACTGGTTGTTCAAAGAAACGGCAAACTATCAGTTCAAGTTTTTCAT GTTTATGCAGGGAAGGAAAAAGAAGCTGTTTTTGATATGCTTCCATATTTGCGGTTGGGCTATGTTTCAGATCCTTCTGAGATGCAATCTGTTCTTTCTTCTCAAGGTCCAGTGTGCCCA GTGAGTCCCTGTATGGATCGAGCAGTGCGAGACCAGCTTGCTGATTACTTCAATAGACGTCTGGCTGGCTACCTTACTACACTGAACGAAGATGAGTCATTG ttgTCAGATCCTAACTTGAATCCCAGGAGACGAGTTGCCACTGAGTTAGTTAGGTTGGAGAAGAAAATTCTCCATGCTTGTCTGCAAGCAACAACTGAACTGATAGATGAGTTACCTGACTGTGTCTCCATGCCCTGCACCTTATGCCCCGTTGTTGAAATGAAAG GGACATTTTGA
- the LOC107924023 gene encoding LOW QUALITY PROTEIN: inversin-like (The sequence of the model RefSeq protein was modified relative to this genomic sequence to represent the inferred CDS: deleted 1 base in 1 codon), which produces MLPTYFPLRWESTGDQWWYASPIDWAAANGHYDLVRELLRIDGNHLIKLTSLRRIRRLETVWDDEEQFDDVAKCRSEVARKLFIECESKKTKNSLIRCGYGGWLMYTLMYTAASAGDLGFIQELLQRNPLLVFGEGEYGVTDILHAAARGKNSQVFTLIYDFAVSPRFMTANAEGFKEHIREIPSVYKWEITNKAVHAAARGGNLKILMELLHGYYKDILAYRDKHGSTVLHAAAGRGQVKVVENLVSSFDIIDSVDDQGNTALHIAAYRGQAAVVEALIRVSPSLISVRNNARETFLHLAVSGFQTPTFRRVDLQINLMKRLVHEKKFNMEDIVNAKNNDGRTALHLAIIGNVHSDLVQLLMSAPSINVNTSDANGMTPLDLLRQRPRSASSDMLIRHLISAGGMFGCKDHTARRAIASHLKMQHGSSPGTSFQISDTEIFLHTGVETTQDAYDANDPSSGGRSRSYSIDYDSGDENRKSSVDIKPSSKNKAAQRLKSVLRWPHMKGKKPKRLKKSIEGCSEETPIPLRQRFSKPSSSLPNNKRTLSVRSNQSSPIAKKKLASGIMKGVMQDMPQLTIQGRSRSSSFSRSSLSSPSSLDKQKGIFTEDIGGPSCYVPSTDDEKPSTIEKQGSNKKGLKRQYFCFGGSGLTMKTTVSRQRPNLNLNQTTVNPAMASMA; this is translated from the exons ATGCTTCCTACATACTTCCCTCTTCGCTGGGAAAGCACTGGAGACCAATGGTGGTATGCTTCTCCCATTGATTGGGCAGCAGCTAATGGCCATTACGACTTGGTCAGAGAGCTTCTACGGATCGATGGGAATCATCTCATCAAGCTGACCTCTTTGAGGAGGATCCGCCGGCTTGAGACTGTATGGGATGATGAAGAACAGTTCGATGATGTTGCTAAGTGTCGTTCTGAGGTTGCTAGGAAGCTTTTTATCGAATGTGAATCGAAGAAAACAAAGAATTCCCTTATCAGGTGTGGCTACGGTGGATGGCTTATGTACACG CTTATGTACACGGCTGCCTCAGCCGGAGACTTGGGTTTCATTCAAGAACTTCTTCAAAGGAATCCTCTACTTGTTTTCGGAGAAGGAGAGTATGGTGTTACTGATATTCTTCATGCTGCTGCCAGGGGCAAAAACTCTCAGGTTTTCACGCTTATATATGACTTTGCAGTGTCACCGAGGTTTATGACAGCAAATGCAGAAGGGTTCAAAGAGCACATCAGGGAAATACCTTCTGTTTATAAGTGGGAGATCACAAACAAAGCTGTTCATGCTGCTGCTAGAGGGggaaatttaaagattttaatgGAGCTTCTTCATGGCTACTACAAAGATATATTGGCTTATAGAGATAAGCATGGTTCGACCGTATTACATGCTGCCGCTGGCCGAGGCCAAGTCAAG GTGGTTGAAAACCTCGTTTCATCTTTCGATATCATCGACTCCGTAGATGATCAAGGCAACACCGCGTTGCATATTGCTGCTTATAGGGGCCAAGCAGCCGTTGTTGAGGCTTTGATTCGTGTGTCTCCCTCGTTGATCTCCGTAAGAAACAACGCCAGGGAAACATTTCTCCATTTAGCGGTGTCTGGTTTTCAGACCCCAACTTTTAGAAGAGTTGACCTACAGATCAATCTTATGAAGCGACTGGTACACGAAAAGAAGTTCAACATGGAAGACATTGTTAATGCTAAAAACAATGATGGAAGGACTGCACTTCACTTGGCTATCATTGGGAATGTCCACAGTGACCTGGTTCAACTCCTTATGTCTGCACCATCAATTAACGTGAACACCAGTGATGCGAATGGAATGACTCCACTTGATCTACTTCGACAAAGGCCGCGTTCCGCTTCATCGGATATGCTTATCCGACACTTGATTTCAGCCGGGGGAATGTTTGGTTGTAAGGACCACACTGCGAGAAGAGCCATTGCTTCACACTTAAAGATGCAGCATGGAAGCAGTCCCGGAACTTCTTTCCAAATATCGGACACCGAAATCTTCTTGCATACCGGTGTTGAGACTACACAGGATGCTTATGATGCTAATGATCCCAGTAGCGGAGGAAGAAGTCGTTCATACTCAATTGATTATGATTCTGGTGATGAAAACAGGAAATCATCAGTCGATATAAAACCGAGTTCGAAGAATAAGGCAGCACAGAGATTGAAAAGTGTTCTCCGTTGGCCTCATATGAAAGGAAAAAAACCGAAAAGATTGAAGAAATCAATTGAAGGTTGCTCTGAAGAAACTCCAATCCCACTTAGACAAAGATTTTCAAAGCCTTCATCATCACTTCCTAACAACAAGAGAACACTATCCGTGAGGAGTAATCAATCCAGTCCAATTGCAAAGAAAAAACTTGCATCAGGGATTATGAAAGGTGTTATGCAAGACATGCCGCAGTTAACGATTCAGGGAAGATCTCGATCGAGTTCGTTCTCGAGGTCATCCCTTTCTTCTCCGAGCTCATTGGATAAACAAAAGGGAATTTTCACTGAGGATATTGGTGGACCATCTTGCTACGTTCCAAGTACTGATGATGAAAAACCAAGTACAATTGAGAAGCAAGGATCAAACAAAAAGGGGTTAAAGAGACAGTATTTCTGTTTTGGAGGTTCGGGCCTGACTATGAAAACCACAGTTAGCAGGCAGAGGCCGAACCTGAACCTGAACCAGACTACTGTAAATCCAGCCATGGCCTCAATGGCTTGA